In the Chitinivibrionales bacterium genome, one interval contains:
- a CDS encoding methyltransferase domain-containing protein, which produces MVELNELYSRDMGTWNSCAKTYETQIVNGHPDVTAYEEFEEDLLDRLLVTLTRDHGRHAHIYDFGCGSGRLHITLGRKSILAKSGNKDSAHSTGNLRNGGSIVHIGGIDFSEEMIILARQKAAKQGLSHLIPKSLSYDVGSAFEVPSYEGENTPVAVSVCNSVGVMQGPEGAQLLFETMRRYVEKKKGMAIISGYKKEALKDFGLGNYESTLDVCGQPVWLKPDTYSSRDYHLISHYYKRAFDTSDTIVVDVFDKDHKKLETGFTLYRDPDSTKETLETGIIKTYQDYNSRWYGSDQFKQWVSELWGDVPSWYVDCSKIDSLRGTPAQMAVLDFTGAFKNFANHWNIEQIG; this is translated from the coding sequence ATGGTTGAATTGAACGAACTTTATTCACGCGATATGGGTACATGGAATTCATGTGCCAAGACTTATGAAACGCAAATTGTCAATGGTCATCCCGATGTCACTGCTTATGAGGAATTCGAAGAAGACCTACTGGATCGTCTTCTGGTGACACTCACCCGTGACCATGGTCGTCATGCACATATCTATGATTTTGGCTGTGGTTCGGGGCGGTTGCATATAACACTGGGGAGAAAATCCATTCTTGCTAAATCGGGCAACAAAGACAGCGCCCATTCTACCGGAAATCTGCGTAACGGCGGAAGCATCGTTCATATCGGCGGTATCGACTTTTCCGAAGAAATGATTATCCTCGCCCGGCAGAAAGCAGCAAAACAGGGGCTGTCCCATCTTATTCCAAAATCGTTGTCCTATGATGTAGGATCAGCATTTGAAGTTCCTTCCTATGAAGGTGAAAACACTCCTGTTGCGGTAAGTGTCTGCAACTCGGTCGGGGTAATGCAGGGTCCCGAGGGTGCACAACTCCTTTTTGAAACCATGCGGCGATATGTTGAAAAGAAAAAGGGAATGGCGATAATCAGTGGCTATAAAAAGGAGGCGCTCAAAGATTTCGGTCTGGGAAATTACGAATCTACCCTCGATGTTTGCGGGCAGCCGGTCTGGCTGAAGCCCGATACATATTCCAGCCGGGACTATCATTTGATTTCTCATTACTACAAAAGAGCTTTTGACACAAGCGATACAATTGTTGTTGATGTATTCGATAAGGATCATAAAAAACTGGAAACCGGATTCACTCTGTACCGGGATCCGGATTCCACAAAAGAAACTCTGGAAACCGGAATAATTAAAACATATCAAGACTACAATTCCCGATGGTACGGCAGCGATCAGTTCAAACAATGGGTTTCGGAGCTATGGGGAGATGTTCCATCGTGGTACGTTGACTGCAGCAAAATAGACAGTCTTCGTGGAACTCCCGCACAAATGGCAGTGCTCGATTTTACCGGTGCGTTTAAAAATTTTGCGAATCACTGGAATATTGAGCAGATCGGATAA